One stretch of Meriones unguiculatus strain TT.TT164.6M chromosome 7, Bangor_MerUng_6.1, whole genome shotgun sequence DNA includes these proteins:
- the Uts2r gene encoding urotensin-2 receptor, whose protein sequence is MALSLESTTSFSLLAVSGSTVSELPGGPSVSLNGSWPGPTDPSSLQDLVASGVLGAVLSAMGVAGMVGNVYTLVVMCRFLRASASMYVYVVNLALADLLYLLSIPFIVATYVTKDWHFGDVGCRVLFSLDFLTMHASIFTLTVMSSERYVAVLRPLHTVQRSTAYRKLLVLGTWLLALLLTLPMVLAIRLVRRGSKSLCLPAWGPHAHRAYLTLLFGTSIVGPGLVIGLLYVRLARAYWLSQQASFKQTRRLPNPRVLYLILGIVLLFWACFLPFWLWQLLAQYHEAMPLAPQTARIVNYLTTCLTYGNSCINPFLYTLLTKNYREYLHGRHRSLRSSCHGPGRAGSFPPSRVHLQQHSGRSPSASSRQATETLMLSPVAPSGAFV, encoded by the coding sequence ATGGCGCTGAGCCTGGAGTCTACAACCAGCTTTTCCCTGCTGGCTGTGTCGGGAAGCACTGTGTCTGAGCTGCCTGGCGGACCCAGTGTGTCCCTCAACGGATCCTGGCCTGGCCCGACAGATCCCAGCTCCCTGCAAGACCTTGTGGCCAGCGGTGTCCTCGGGGCAGTGCTGTCAGCCATGGGCGTGGCGGGCATGGTGGGGAATGTGTACACTCTGGTGGTGATGTGCCGATTCCTGCGCGCCTCGGCCTCCATGTATGTCTACGTGGTCAACCTGGCACTGGCTGACCTGCTCTACCTGCTGAGCATCCCCTTCATCGTGGCCACCTACGTCACTAAGGACTGGCACTTTGGGGATGTGGGCTGCCGTGTTCTCTTCAGCCTGGACTTCCTGACCATGCACGCGAGCATCTTCACCCTGACTGTGATGAGCAGTGAGCGCTACGTAGCGGTCCTGAGGCCCCTGCACACGGTACAGCGCTCCACGGCTTACCGAAAGCTGCTGGTCCTGGGCACCTGGCTGCTGGCGCTGCTGCTGACCCTGCCCATGGTGCTTGCCATCCGGCTGGTCCGTAGGGGCTCTAAGAGCCTCTGCCTGCCGGCCTGGGGCCCTCATGCCCACCGTGCTTACCTGACCCTGCTCTTTGGGACCAGCATTGTGGGGCCTGGCCTGGTCATTGGGCTGCTCTATGTCCGCCTGGCCAGGGCCTACTGGCTATCTCAGCAAGCTTCTTTCAAGCAGACACGGCGGCTGCCCAACCCCAGAGTGCTCTACCTCATCCTTGGCATCGTCCTTCTCTTCTGGGCCTGCTTCTTACCCTTTTGGCTGTGGCAGCTGCTGGCCCAGTACCATGAGGCCATGCCACTGGCGCCCCAGACCGCACGCATTGTCAACTACCTGACCACGTGCCTCACGTACGGCAACAGCTGCATCAACCCCTTCCTTTATACGCTCCTCACCAAGAACTACCGCGAGTACCTTCACGGCCGCCATCGCTCGCTGCGCAGTAGCTGCCATGGCCCAGGGCGTGCTGGCAGCTTCCCGCCCAGCCGAGTCCACCTCCAGCAGCACTCGGGCCGCTCGCCGTCCGCTAGCAGCCGACAGGCCACAGAGACCCTCATGCTGTCCCCAGTGGCCCCTAGCGGGGCCTTCGTCTGA